The Methanococcoides sp. LMO-2 genome segment GTTCCATCGTTATGCGAAAAGTGGACTGATCAACAGGCATTTCGCACTACCACTAAATGTTTTCCTTACACAACATATATAAGATGTAACATTATATCCTGATACTATTAGATATACCGAAAAAGGTTGGATGCACTTGACCACTGAGAGAACTGAAGATTACCTGAAAGCTATTGATACAGTTATTGAGAAAAAGGGATACTCACAGGTAAAGGACATCGCGAGATTCCTTAATGTAAGCCCCTCCAGTGTGACAGGTATGTTCAAGAAGCTCACCAAAGAAGGATATATCAATTACGAGAAATATGGCGGAGTCACCCTTACTCCTGAAGGAAAGAAACTTGCAAGAAGTACCAAGGAGAAATACAGCGTCCTGCATGAGTTCCTGATCCTGCTGGGAGTCGATGAGGTCACAGCCGATGATGATGCATGCAAAATGGAGCATGCTGTGACACTCCAGACACTTGAGAAGCTCACGAAGTTCAGTGAGTTCGTGAACTCCAAAGAGGAGATGCCAAAGTTCTTCCTCCATTTCAAAGAGTTCTGTGAAAAGGGTGAGATCTCAGAGTGTAAAAAGAAGAAGCAAAATGTTTCTTTGAACAAGAAGACAAGAAAAGCCTGCAAGGAATGAAATAAATTATCACAGCCATGATGAAGTGATAAAACTCATTTTTTAGTAATTACTACTTTTTTGTAGATATACCGGCTACTTTGAAATAGCCGATCAATCCTGATTTAACTCTTTTTATTGCAGAACCATTGCTGTTTTCTGTTCTTGCCACATTCTGAAATTTTATGTTGCCAATTGTTTTATAACTGGCACATATTGTTAGGTATGCCAAAACTTATATACACGAGTTAACAATAGTCCGATAAATTAGGATAGCCTAAATATTGGAGGCTTGTAAACAAATGTTCACCAAATTCAAAAAGAAAAAATGCTGCGCAGAGGATGAGGATATCCGGAGAGAACTTGAAAATATAATCCTTGTAGGAAATCCAAATGTGGGAAAGAGCGTTATCTTCAACCACTTCTCTGATAGTTATGCTATCGTCTCAAACTACCCCGGAACCACGGTTTCAATAAGCAAAGGAAACGGCAGGATCGCGGGAAAGGAATATGAGATCATCGATACACCCGGCATGTACTCGTTGCTTCCCATAACTGAGGAGGAACGTGTATCACAGAGCTATCTCTTTAACACCAAACCTTTTGTTTACGTACATGTGGTTGATGCAAAGAACCTCCAGCGTATGCTTCCCCTGACCTTGCAGCTGATCGAAGCAGAAGTGCCCCTCATACTCGTCCTGAACATGATGGACGAAGCTGCAGACAGGGGAGTTGAGATCAATGAGGATAAGCTCAGCAAAGAACTGGGGATCCCTGTGGTCTGTACCACATCCATCAAAGGAGAGGGACTGGATAAGCTGGAGGATGTAATCTCCAGTTATGAGTTCCAGCCTGTTGAAAACAAGGTCAGATACAGCAGAGGTATCGAGACAGCCATCGAAGAAATAAGTGAATTGATAAGATCTGAGTACGGCGTCTCAAAAAGGACACTTGTACAACTGCTCCTCCAGAATGATAAGGTTGCATTTGATAAAATAACCGAGAACAACGAAGATGTCGGATCGATCAGGAATCTGGTCGCTGAGACCGAGAAGAACTATGCTGATCCGCTTAACTATGTCATTACCATAGAGAGACAGGAATTCGTCAACGAAATCGTCGGACAGGTCATGAGAACAAATAAAGCTCCGAAGAAAGCAACAACAATAACAAATTCAGAGGATAGAAAGACAGGAACCCCACTTAGAGAGAAGATAGACAAACTTCTCATAAAACCTGTTACAGGAATACCGATACTTTTCCTGGTCCTCTATTTCGGATTGTACAAGTTCGTAGGCGGGTTTGCAGCAGGAACCGTTGTAGACTATCTTGAAGGGACACTGTTCGGAGAGATGATCAACCCATGGATCATCGAGAGCTTCAATGCCCTGGTCCCTTATCCGGTCATACAGGACCTCTTCGTGGGTGAATACGGCATACTGACGCAGGCTGTGACATATGCAATTGCACTGGTCATGCCGCTTGTAGGTGCGTTCTTCATCGTGTTCTCCATAATAGAGGACACAGGATACCTCCCACGTCTTGCAATGCTCATTGACCGTGCTTTCAAGAAGATGGGAATGAGCGGCAGGGCTGTCATCCCGATGGTACTTGGTTTCGGTTGTGCCACAATGGCAACCATGGTCACGCGTACCCTTGAGACAAAGAGGGAGAAGATCATCGCAAGCATGTTGCTTTCACTGGCAATCCCGTGTTCTGCACAACTTGGAGTTATACTGGGTATACTTTCGTTCAGCTCAAAGGCACTGCTGATATGGGCTTTTGTCATCGGAATAGAGCTTTTGTTCATAGGATTCCTTTCATCAAAGGTCCTGCCCGGAGAAAGCCCCAGTTTCTTCATGGAGATGCCACCACTGAGGCTCCCGAAAGCTTCGAACGTGCTTATCAAGACCTATTCAAGGATGCAGTGGTACTTCCTTGAGGTACTGCCCCTCTTCGTAGCAGCAAGTGTTCTGATCTGGATCGGAAGGCTTACCGGACTGTTCGAGATGGCTGTCAGGCTGTTCTCATACCCTTCACAGTGGATAGGACTCCCGGCTGAGGGCGGAGTTATGTTCCTCTACGGGTTCTTCAGAAGGGACTTCGGTGCTGCCGGACTGTTCGATATGTACAATGCAGGGATGCTCACCGACATCAACCTCGTTGTCGCTGCCATCACACTGACACTGTTCATGCCATGTATAGCACAGTTCATGGTAACCGTGAAGGAAAGAGGATTAAAGATAGCCTTTGTCATGGCTGCATTCATTTTCCCGAGTGCATTCGCTGTGGGATATATCGTTAACTATGTCCTTACAACATTCGGAGTGGTACTATGAAGTGCCCCCTTTGCAGCCATGAGTTCGATCAGCCTGACAAATCAAAGTGTACAGGCTGCGGGAATTTCAGTTCATGCAATATGCAGCGGTGCCCAAACTGCGGGTATGAGATACCACGGGAAACAAAACTTGAAAAGATCATCAGAGGGATATTCAAATGAAGATAAGTGAGAATGCGGAAGAGATCCTGGAAAGGATGTGGGTCTGCACGAACGAGAAGGGGACAGATCCAGTGAGCCTGGAATCCCTCGAGGTGGAAGAGAATTCACCCGAGATACAGGAACTGCTTGAGATCGAGAACATCACACTCTCCGGTTCAGATGTCAGTCTTACAGAGGAAGGAGCTGCAAACGGAAGGACCGTTGTCAGAAGGCATCGTCTTGCAGAGAGACTTCTTGCGGATGTCCTGAACACCAAAGAAAAGTATATCCACAGCTCTGCGTGTGATTTCGAGCATATCCTGTACCACGGTATCGATGAGAACGTATGTATCCTGCTTGGACACCCACGCACATGCCCTCACGGAAGACCAATACCTGAAGGTGAGTGCTGTATAAAGGCAAAGGAGGAACTGGAGCATGTGGTTGCCTCACTTTCAGCCCTGAAGAACGGACAGAGCGGGAAAATTGCTTATTTCAATATGCGCGAAGAAGAAAAGATGCAGAAGATGCTGGCAATGGGAGTTCTGCCAGGAATTCCGGTAAAACTTGTGCAGTCATACCCTTCCTATGTCTTCGACCTGAACCATACAAGATATGCAGTTGACAGGGAAATTGCCGACAGCATATATGTGAGGATAAGAAGGGACTGAGAGCTGATCCAGCTCAATAATGTACTGCCAGCCAGATGGTTTCGGTAGTCTCGCTGGTCCAGATGACCCTGTGTTTGCAGTGGGCGTAGATATTGATATGATCGCCGGGAGCGAGGTGTACAACCTCTGAATCTTCGAACATCAACTTCGCCTCCCCCTGCAACACCATGACCCATTCGCTTCGTTCCTGATCATACCATTGCCCCTCCGGAGTAACATGTTTCTTAGATATGATACGCTCGATCAATAGCCCTTGTTTATCCACCAAAGGTTCGAACACTTCACTGCTCAGATCGGCAGGAATCTGGTTAAAAATATTATATTTCTCCATGATATTCCTCATGAGCCCTAACAATAAAAAGGGCACTATCAAGCATTTTTAGATACTTGGGAACATCGAAAATAACCTTTTTTGAATGACATTTTCCTGATGAAGTGATCGGAATCGCACTTTGCTCATCAAAAACTTTATGTGGTTTTCGATACAGATTCCTGCCTGATGAAGAAAAGAGAGGAACGTTTTTCAGGTAATGAAAATGAAGAACTTCTGTATGAGATAGTCATGCGTATCCATGAACATCCCTGCAAACTCGTCCTTGCAATTACAGGAGGAGGAGCTGAAGCTATCGGACAGCTCCTGAGATACGGTGGAGGTTCCTCGACGGTCCTTGAAGCCATCGTTCCGTACAATTCTGGAGCTCTTGACGACCTTATTGGAAGGAAGCCCAAGAAATACGCATCACCAGCTACCGTCAGGGCTATGGCAATGGCAACATACCGACGTGCATTATCACTTACCGAGAATGATGAAACGGCCAATAACAGAGACTTAATAGGAGTGGCAGCTTCCTGCAAACTGACAACCGGAAGTGGGGAGCGTGAAGGCCGTGAACATGAGATATATGTTGGCATCCAGTCCTTTGACAGGACAGTGGAAAAGACTCTCAAAATCACAAAAGGGCGCTCCAGACAGGAAGAAGAGCACATCGCAGCCTGCATGATAATCGATTCCATAGCTAAGGAATGCGGCTGGGACGGAGAAATGCTTCTTGACCGACTATTGTCCGGGGATGAAGGTATTGAAGAAAGGGAAGCAAGTGTTTCCAGAGATATCGCCCATATGCTTGCCCGCCCGGACAGCATCATGAAACGCCCGGATCTCAAGCCGGATGTTGTCATGCTGAACCTCAATGAGAAGGCATCTGACGAGAAACCTGAGATTATCTTTTCAGGGTCTTTTAATCCCTGCCACCGTAATCACATCTTAATGGCCGAGCAGGCATCCCGTAAACTGGGGAAAAATGTCCATTTTGAGATATCCATCACAAATGTGGACAAGCCACCAATAGATTTCATATCGCTTCAGGAAAGGCTGGACTCACTTAAGGAATACAGGGACAGGGATTTTCTGGGAAATATTTACCTCACTGTAGCCCCGCTTTTCATCCAGAAAGCGAAGGTCTTTGAGAACGCCACGTTCATCATTGGTGCTGATACCGCCATCCGCCTGTTCAAGGTGAGATACTACCGCAACGAGGACGACATGAGGAACATGCTGGCAGAGTTTAGGGAAAAGAACATCCATTTCCTGGTGTTCAGGAGAAAGGCTGTGCAGCTGAATATCGAGCCGGAGATCTCCGACCTCTGTGAAGTGGTGTCACTGGAAGAGTATGAGGACAACGGCATCTCATCCTCTGATATCAGGAAAGAGATGGGCATTGAATGAGATACCTTAATGCTTCTTTTTGTAATTTTTAACTTCTGAAATAATAAGGTTGCTGCTATTAAATATTTATATAAACCATTAGCCGGAAGACTTGCCAGAACAACCTGTCCTCCCTAACGAAAGGGAGACAGCTGGCAGGTGGAACCATGAAAAACGAATCTGTGAGAGTCCCGCGAACTCCACAGGAAAGAAAAACGAAGCTATCCGCACATAATTATAGCAACCCACTGGTAAAAGTGAGAGCACTCGTCAGCAGCAACGATGCCTACATCCCTTTCTCGGTCATCGGCATCTTTGTGATACTTGGAGCCGTGCTTACCTCAGCCTACTTTTTGCAGATGGACTATGAGATCGCACAGACGATATATACCACCGAGAAGACGGACCCTGAAAAGGTTGCCATCGGTTTTGCTTCTGCGGACCTGTCAAGGTGTCTCAATTATGCAGGGATGGAAGCTCTGAAATGGAAAGGTGAGCACCCCATCATCCAGCCTGTGAACTCTTCCGGAGGCACGACCTCGGAAGATGATTTCATGGTCAATGCCCGAACGCATGACCTTGAGCCCGGAGATGCATTGTACATCAGGATCGACCTGCCATCGGATGTATGGTACAGCATCTCTTCGATCTGGAAGAACCAGAGCATCATACTGAGGATAAAGGACAGCAACGGTCAGACAATTGATTCCGTGGACTACGGGGAAGCAGTGAGCTTCTGGAAAACGGTGTCGTTCGAGGAGAACTTCCTGCTGCCCCAAGAAATGGAACCTGGCTACGGTACCATCGAACTTGACTGCGGAGGCAGTGTGAAGGCCACTGACTGGTTCAGCGTAGCCATGAACCCTGTGAAGGATATATCGGCAAACCATTTCAACGAGCTGATCACAGGGAACTACCAGTACAACAATTATGTCTATGACAGGTATGCAATCAACGTGGAGCCGGACATCGAGCCATACCGGATACTCATCGAAGAGATCAACGGGACACTTGAAAGGCAGATAAACGATGACAACCGGACATATCCCATCTACTACACATTCACCATCCGGAACCTGAACTACACCCTCGTTGACCTTGAGACCGGTGAGTCCTTCGATCGCAGCATGGACATCTCCACGCTTGTGACATCAAGGGAACCGTTGCTGGAAGAGCTTACCACGGAATATGAGCGATCACTGAACAGTGCCGAGACATCGAATATCGTCCTCGGTGCCATGAACATACGGTCGTTCACCTACGGACCCTGGCAACATTATGCCAACGGTCCGCTGAACATTATCACCAACCCGGCACTGGCATCTGCTGTGAATGCAGGAACCGCCTATTCCCAGAAGCGCACGTTCGACTCTGTGGACCCGTGGGCTCTGATGTATACCACATACTACAATGGCAAAGTGTTCTACGAGGACGTTCACGGGACAGCTGACGAGTATGAGATTAATGGATCTAATGGCTCCAACAGCTCTGTAAACCTTACATCCGTCTATGATGATCTTGCTCAGAACGGTTCCTTCAGCGTGGAGATCAGGGAAGGGATTGGCGAGTCCATGGCAGCCACAGGTACGACCTTCGAGCAGGTGGATGAACATTCAACGATACGGGTAGCAGCATCGGATTATATCCCGAGCCTGGTGGACGGCTGGGTATTCAATGACCACATCTGGACGGGGGAGCATGACCTTGTGCATGATGTTGCCCGGGAGGTATATTCTGCCGGAGTGCAGGCGCAGGTCGTAAGGGATGGTTTCAATGATACTGTTCCGCTGTCCACCGATACCACCGGAAGTGTGGATTCAACGTCCTATAGTTATCACACCGTTTCCTGGAAGGCATCGTATGATCTCGACGGAGAGCACACCGGGGCCATCGAACCATCATATCTGTGGGATGAAGCATGGAGCCGGTCATACGACAGGACGGTCAAACCGAAGATCGACCCGCCCAGAGGAAGTCTCACCGGGTGGAAGGTAACTGGTGCCACTGTATCCCTTCAATCGGTGGATGCACAGGTAACGATCACGCCGGTGTTCCGCCACAGGGAGAACGACAATATGACCGGAATTGTCCGCACCGACGGATACCTTGAGCGTGAAGACCATGTTTTCGATTGGGACGTGACATACAATATCAACTATAAGGTCACTTCCAGATGGAAGATCTACTACAAATATTACTATACCTACAAGTGGAAGGTAATTACGGGATATCAGACAACTGAGAGCGGTGGAAGGATTCCGCAATACACACATTACTCATCAAGCGGCACAGGATCGAAGACAGAATATTATACTACCACTGAGACCCGTTCGACATCCCATCTTGAGACCGAGACCGAAAACCTTAGCATACTCTACCACCAGCGCCCGCCCACAGGCACCTACGAAGGACTCACCTCCTACGCCGACCCGGTGACCAAGGAATACCACGACACCACCATTGAGATCGACGGGATTTATCGTCAGGATCCTGCCTGCAGTGATGCCGCTGACAAATACAGAGAACTTTACGTCGATATCCACGAGATCGAGACCCGTTACATGCTGTTCCCAAATGACTTCTACCTCCAGGAACGGAAGGTGGAATGTGATATCCCCGGGTGGCTCCACAAGATGATGGCTAATGAACTGCTGGAGATGGTCGGTTCCATCGAAGCTTATGACCCGGCTGTGAACGTGTCCCTGATGAACAACCCGGGTGCAGATCCCACTATGCTCAGGTACGAGGCTGCAAAGGAGCTGACAGACGACCTTTACGAGGACATGGATTATTACGTGAACAGACAGCAGTACCTGACGAACGGCGAGATGTACACCAACAGCGATGCAGCCCACTATATTGCTAAAAATGAGGCTTACCTGAAGCTGACGGAGGAGATCGAATCGCAGAACCGGAAGCTGAACAGTGACCTCAATGATTACCTGCTGGAGAAGCTCACCGAGGCGAACGTGGACATCTTGGGACTTGACACCGGAGCACTGGACAGCGTGACATCCGGCTCACTCTCACTTTTCAACAACCCTGCTTTGAGCATGGCCGGCACCGCACTGGGAACCGAGATGGGAATCATCGATACCATGACCATCACAGGCATGCCGGAGAGCAAATACAACTGGACCGAAAGCATGACGCTGGTGGTGGACCAGTACCCCTATTACCTCTACCATGACCCGGATTTCGACCTGCAGGGACAATACGAACTGAAGGACCCCAAGGGCATGACCATCTACCCCCTGGGAGTGAAGAACACCTGCGTATTCTCCACCGGGATCGCAGATGACATCGCAGGCCTGCTGGACCAGACCAGCTCCCCGGTAAAGGAAGCTACCGCACAGATGGTGAGCAGTAGCATCGAGGACCTCAGCAAAGAAGTCAAATTACTGGAGCAGAACCTGAGCCAGCAGGCACTCCCCCTTGACACCACCGCACTGGACCAGCAGGCACTCCCCCTTGACACCACCGCACTGGACCAGCAGGTCACCGGCCTGACCACCACCTACAGCAACCAGATGAGAGAGGACATCCCCACAATGATCGCAGAAGAGATCCAAGCCGACCCGGTGGTCTCCCTATGGATCACTGAGACCGAAGTGACCTCCATCTCACAAACCCACCTCTACAGCCTTTCCGACTCCCGGATAATCAACCAGTCCGCCGACGGCACCCTCTCAGCCGGGATCTCCCAAAAACTGAGAGCCGAGGTCATAATGAACAATCCCAACCTCACCGGCGATGAGATGGATGCAGTCCTCAACCGTCTGGACACCGATGTCAGAATAGGCATCGCCAACGGTATCAGCGTCGTGATCATTGACAACAGCGCCATGATCGACGCCTCCTTTGAGGCTGTCAACAGCGAACTTCAGAAGCTGACAGACGATGCCACCAGCCAGCTCAGCGAGGACGTCGCAGAAAAGGTCAACAAACGCCTGGAAAGGACGATGAAGCATGTCCCAATGGGATTGCCGGTGCTCCCCCCGCACTGGATGTTCACTGTGAATGTCTGGACGTACGATGTGATCGGGAAGTATGAGTATTTCAGGGTGAGTGATAACGACAATGAGGTTATTCTGAATACTTATGTGGGGCATGAGGGGCAGGTGTATGTGAGAAAGGAAGAAAGTGTGTATCACCCATTCAAAAGAAACTCAAATGAACAGTTTATTCAAATGGGCCGAAATACCCCTATTATATTCAACTTTAAAGGATATGCTGCCACCATAGTTGGATCCAGCCCAAAGGGTGTCGGTGACAAAATCGATGGTAGAACTGAGACCTCAACAGGATATTCTCAATTAATTAGCGAATTGGAGAACTAAAGATGATAAAAACCATCCTAATGATACTATTGCTAATACTCTCATTTTCAACAAGTGCATTGGCATACAACCCTTATGGAGAAGTATACACATATGAAGTGTACTACAATGGAGACAAATTAGACTTAGATGCTGCAAAGCCAGTTCTAAAAATTGGTGAGCCTTTTACACTCAAATTTGAATTAACGGTTTATCAAAAAAGTTTTGTTAACGTTGTATTAACAGAATTAGGAGATGATGATTTTGTTATTTTGGAGGGACCGACTAGCAAAATGGGAGAATATACAGGTCTAACAACCCTTGAAGCAGATTCAACTCAAATTTATGAGTGGAAAATTGCACCTACTGAAAAGTGGGCAGATGGAACAATGCCCATTGACCTGCATTATGAGATATTAGACCCAAGTACTCCAGAACCAATTGTGAGTAGTACATTCACAGCAGTCCTCCCCTACATCTCCACCGAATACTACGAAGCCCCCGAACCTACACCAACAGACCACCCGGAGAGCGACACCAAACAGACCCCCGCATTTACCCTCCCGGCTGCCCTGCTGGCAATAGCACTTGTTGCCCTGCGCAAGAGGTGTTAATCCTCATTTTTGAGGACTGGGAAGACATTCTAACAATTTGGCTTCCGTAGAATCCTATATATAATTGAAGAGTGAAATAAGGTTGAGGAGTCAAAATATGGAATGCCTGTTCTGTAACATAATAAAGGGAGATATCCCGTCATACAAGGTCTACGAAGATGAAACGGCCTATGCTTTTCTTGACATAAACCCCTGCTCAAAAGGACACACGGTGGTTGTCCCCAAGACACACTACGAGAACTTCACCGAGATGCCTGCCGAGGAAGCAGCTGCACTTTTTGCCACCGTAAGGATGATCGCAAGACTGGTTGAAGATGCCGTATCCGCGGACGGCTCGAACATCGGCCTGAACAACAAGCCCGCCGCCGGGCAGGCAGTTCCACATGTCCACGTCCACATCATCCCCCGCTTTGAAGGAGACAACGGAGGATCCATGCATTCAATAGTGCACGTTCCGGGAGCCGGCGATGACCTGGAAGAGATGGCAGAACTTCTTGTGATGGAGTGAGGAGCTAATCCTCATTTTTGTGCTCCCCCATTTTGATCATTTAACTACATTGCTCCGCCATCCCTGAAAGTACGCTATTTTTTGAAGGCATGGCCTATTCAGGAAATTATTTTCTTCCAGTGTTCTTCTGATTATTTTCCTTTATGCACATGTGCTTTCAGCTTTTCGTCCACAATTTTAAAAGTACTGAATAACCCATATTGTTATTCATAAAAATAATATATAATATCCAAAAGGATAGCGTTAAATAATCCTACAGTTTAACTTACGCTCAGGTCACCGGGCAGATCCTCCTAAGATCCACCCACACAGGATCGGAGCTAACTGAAAACTGCCCGGTACCCAATCACCAGAAAACTGCAGGAGATAACGAAATGATAGAAGAAACCGAAAAGCCAATGGAAACATGCAAGCAGAACAGCGACAGGAACCTGTGCGTATTCATTCGCACCACGAAGACATATCACAAGTTGGCGAAGGAGCAGGAGTATTATACTGGGCCTAAGTGAGTGAAGTGAAGAAGTGGTAGCGGGGAGGGAAAGTGAGCAGGTAGCTATTGGTAATGGGAGTCAGGAATGCAAAAATAATTTAGAATCCCCATTAACTGCTTGGTGCTGTAATATATTCATAAATAGAGTCTTCAACAGGATGATTCATCCGATACCTTACTTTCACAACTGAAACATTTTTGTTGTTGTCATCAACCAAAGTAGCTTCTTCAAAGCTATCATCAATGGGTTTCACATCACCCATATAGTAGAAATCATTACTTTCCCCATTGCTTTTTTTGATGAATAAAGGTAGACGAAGACCATTTCTGTAATTTCTGATGGTAGCAACATCTTTGCTATCCAATTTTCTTCTGGATTTAGACATCCATTCAAATTCAGAATTATTGACAAAACCTTCTTCATATTTAGTAGTGCTCGAAATATGCTCTTCCTTGTGATAGTTTACGAATATTGGACAATTTGTCTTTTGAAGACTGATAAGATAACCTCCAACATTCTGTGCTAATGGATTTTGCTCCCAATTCAGAATTCTAAAAACATCTTTTCTAGAATATTTCTGATACAAAATGAAGCCATCAACATACTTATCTTTGTCAAAATTCCGATCATAAATCGCTTCGGAATAGTCCAGCATATCATTTAGGAACTGTAGGAAAGTCTCATTTTTTAGTTGTTTTGCAAAATCCTCGGTAAATGAGATAATTTCATTTACATAAGAAACGATGCTTAAATCATAGATTTCACTTACACTCACCAGCTTTCTTTTATAATTTTCAGTTACAAATTCAAAATTAATATTTTTGATACATGATTCTATTGTTTCATCGGGAAGTGAAATACCATATTTATCAGAAACGGTTTTCTTTAATTCTTCCTTTAGCAAAATATCTCCAGCAATCAGTTTCTTAAGAATAAGCACTTCCTCGACCCTTTTTGTATTTGCAATTTCATTGGAGAATAATTCGAGGAGCTTGATTTCCTTTTCGGATAGATTGTTCTGTAAAGATTCTTCTTGACCTGAAACGAAGTTAAAATAGGATTTTGAGTAGTTTACATATAATTGAGGATCTCTAGAACCATGTTCTACAAAGTCCATCATCATAGGAATTCTGCCAACCTTGAATTTTAAGAGCTCATAATCTTTTACAAGGTCTTTTTTGAGATGTAAATTCGCTTTATCGATTGCTTCAAAAATCCTTTCATGTGTAATTTTGTCAAAATTAATAGTTGAAGCACCTGGAATTAAACTGCTTCCGCTTAACATCAATTTACGCAATGTGTCCTTGTTGTAGGAGGTATCACCATACAATGCAATTGGAACTAAGTAATTATTACTGTAATTGCCTATGAAATCAATCACAGTGAGGAATTCT includes the following:
- a CDS encoding cupin domain-containing protein encodes the protein MRNIMEKYNIFNQIPADLSSEVFEPLVDKQGLLIERIISKKHVTPEGQWYDQERSEWVMVLQGEAKLMFEDSEVVHLAPGDHINIYAHCKHRVIWTSETTETIWLAVHY
- a CDS encoding metal-dependent transcriptional regulator, whose amino-acid sequence is MKISENAEEILERMWVCTNEKGTDPVSLESLEVEENSPEIQELLEIENITLSGSDVSLTEEGAANGRTVVRRHRLAERLLADVLNTKEKYIHSSACDFEHILYHGIDENVCILLGHPRTCPHGRPIPEGECCIKAKEELEHVVASLSALKNGQSGKIAYFNMREEEKMQKMLAMGVLPGIPVKLVQSYPSYVFDLNHTRYAVDREIADSIYVRIRRD
- a CDS encoding sarcinarray family MAST domain-containing protein, with amino-acid sequence MIKTILMILLLILSFSTSALAYNPYGEVYTYEVYYNGDKLDLDAAKPVLKIGEPFTLKFELTVYQKSFVNVVLTELGDDDFVILEGPTSKMGEYTGLTTLEADSTQIYEWKIAPTEKWADGTMPIDLHYEILDPSTPEPIVSSTFTAVLPYISTEYYEAPEPTPTDHPESDTKQTPAFTLPAALLAIALVALRKRC
- a CDS encoding DUF7286 family protein, with the protein product MKNESVRVPRTPQERKTKLSAHNYSNPLVKVRALVSSNDAYIPFSVIGIFVILGAVLTSAYFLQMDYEIAQTIYTTEKTDPEKVAIGFASADLSRCLNYAGMEALKWKGEHPIIQPVNSSGGTTSEDDFMVNARTHDLEPGDALYIRIDLPSDVWYSISSIWKNQSIILRIKDSNGQTIDSVDYGEAVSFWKTVSFEENFLLPQEMEPGYGTIELDCGGSVKATDWFSVAMNPVKDISANHFNELITGNYQYNNYVYDRYAINVEPDIEPYRILIEEINGTLERQINDDNRTYPIYYTFTIRNLNYTLVDLETGESFDRSMDISTLVTSREPLLEELTTEYERSLNSAETSNIVLGAMNIRSFTYGPWQHYANGPLNIITNPALASAVNAGTAYSQKRTFDSVDPWALMYTTYYNGKVFYEDVHGTADEYEINGSNGSNSSVNLTSVYDDLAQNGSFSVEIREGIGESMAATGTTFEQVDEHSTIRVAASDYIPSLVDGWVFNDHIWTGEHDLVHDVAREVYSAGVQAQVVRDGFNDTVPLSTDTTGSVDSTSYSYHTVSWKASYDLDGEHTGAIEPSYLWDEAWSRSYDRTVKPKIDPPRGSLTGWKVTGATVSLQSVDAQVTITPVFRHRENDNMTGIVRTDGYLEREDHVFDWDVTYNINYKVTSRWKIYYKYYYTYKWKVITGYQTTESGGRIPQYTHYSSSGTGSKTEYYTTTETRSTSHLETETENLSILYHQRPPTGTYEGLTSYADPVTKEYHDTTIEIDGIYRQDPACSDAADKYRELYVDIHEIETRYMLFPNDFYLQERKVECDIPGWLHKMMANELLEMVGSIEAYDPAVNVSLMNNPGADPTMLRYEAAKELTDDLYEDMDYYVNRQQYLTNGEMYTNSDAAHYIAKNEAYLKLTEEIESQNRKLNSDLNDYLLEKLTEANVDILGLDTGALDSVTSGSLSLFNNPALSMAGTALGTEMGIIDTMTITGMPESKYNWTESMTLVVDQYPYYLYHDPDFDLQGQYELKDPKGMTIYPLGVKNTCVFSTGIADDIAGLLDQTSSPVKEATAQMVSSSIEDLSKEVKLLEQNLSQQALPLDTTALDQQALPLDTTALDQQVTGLTTTYSNQMREDIPTMIAEEIQADPVVSLWITETEVTSISQTHLYSLSDSRIINQSADGTLSAGISQKLRAEVIMNNPNLTGDEMDAVLNRLDTDVRIGIANGISVVIIDNSAMIDASFEAVNSELQKLTDDATSQLSEDVAEKVNKRLERTMKHVPMGLPVLPPHWMFTVNVWTYDVIGKYEYFRVSDNDNEVILNTYVGHEGQVYVRKEESVYHPFKRNSNEQFIQMGRNTPIIFNFKGYAATIVGSSPKGVGDKIDGRTETSTGYSQLISELEN
- the feoB gene encoding ferrous iron transport protein B — its product is MFTKFKKKKCCAEDEDIRRELENIILVGNPNVGKSVIFNHFSDSYAIVSNYPGTTVSISKGNGRIAGKEYEIIDTPGMYSLLPITEEERVSQSYLFNTKPFVYVHVVDAKNLQRMLPLTLQLIEAEVPLILVLNMMDEAADRGVEINEDKLSKELGIPVVCTTSIKGEGLDKLEDVISSYEFQPVENKVRYSRGIETAIEEISELIRSEYGVSKRTLVQLLLQNDKVAFDKITENNEDVGSIRNLVAETEKNYADPLNYVITIERQEFVNEIVGQVMRTNKAPKKATTITNSEDRKTGTPLREKIDKLLIKPVTGIPILFLVLYFGLYKFVGGFAAGTVVDYLEGTLFGEMINPWIIESFNALVPYPVIQDLFVGEYGILTQAVTYAIALVMPLVGAFFIVFSIIEDTGYLPRLAMLIDRAFKKMGMSGRAVIPMVLGFGCATMATMVTRTLETKREKIIASMLLSLAIPCSAQLGVILGILSFSSKALLIWAFVIGIELLFIGFLSSKVLPGESPSFFMEMPPLRLPKASNVLIKTYSRMQWYFLEVLPLFVAASVLIWIGRLTGLFEMAVRLFSYPSQWIGLPAEGGVMFLYGFFRRDFGAAGLFDMYNAGMLTDINLVVAAITLTLFMPCIAQFMVTVKERGLKIAFVMAAFIFPSAFAVGYIVNYVLTTFGVVL
- a CDS encoding metal-dependent transcriptional regulator; translation: MTTERTEDYLKAIDTVIEKKGYSQVKDIARFLNVSPSSVTGMFKKLTKEGYINYEKYGGVTLTPEGKKLARSTKEKYSVLHEFLILLGVDEVTADDDACKMEHAVTLQTLEKLTKFSEFVNSKEEMPKFFLHFKEFCEKGEISECKKKKQNVSLNKKTRKACKE